In the Mastomys coucha isolate ucsf_1 unplaced genomic scaffold, UCSF_Mcou_1 pScaffold18, whole genome shotgun sequence genome, one interval contains:
- the Pou3f1 gene encoding POU domain, class 3, transcription factor 1, producing MATTAQYLPRGPGGGAGGTGPLMHPDAAAAAAAAAAAERLHAGAAYREVQKLMHHEWLGAGAGHPVGLAHPQWLPTGGGGGGDWAGGPHLEHGKAGGGGTGRGDDGGGGGGFHARLVHQGAAHAGAAWAQGGTAHHLGPAMSPSPGAGGGHQPQPLGLYAQAAYPGGGGGGLAGMLAAGGGGAGPGLHHALHEDGHEAQLEPSPPPHLGAHGHAHGHAHAGGLHAAAAHLHPGAGGGGSSVGEHSDEDAPSSDDLEQFAKQFKQRRIKLGFTQADVGLALGTLYGNVFSQTTICRFEALQLSFKNMCKLKPLLNKWLEETDSSSGSPTNLDKIAAQGRKRKKRTSIEVGVKGALESHFLKCPKPSAHEITGLADSLQLEKEVVRVWFCNRRQKEKRMTPAAGAGHPPMDDVYAPGELGPGGGSASPPSAPPPPPPAALHHHHHHTLPGSVQ from the coding sequence ATGGCCACCACCGCGCAGTATCTGCCGCGGGGCCCCGGCGGCGGAGCTGGGGGCACCGGGCCGCTTATGCATCCCGATGCCGccgcggcggcggcagcggcggcggcggccgagcGGCTGCACGCGGGGGCCGCGTACCGCGAAGTGCAGAAGCTGATGCACCACGAGTGGCTGGGCGCGGGCGCGGGCCACCCCGTGGGCCTAGCGCACCCTCAATGGCTTCCCAcggggggcggcggcggcggcgactgGGCGGGCGGCCCGCACCTGGAACACGGCAAGGCAGGCGGCGGCGGTACTGGCCGAGGTGacgacggcggcggcggcggaggttTCCACGCCCGCTTGGTGCACCAAGGGGCGGCCCACGCGGGCGCGGCATGGGCACAAGGAGGCACAGCGCACCACTTGGGCCCCGCCATGTCGCCGTCGCCCGGGGCCGGCGGGGGTCACCAGCCCCAGCCGCTCGGGCTGTACGCTCAGGCGGCCTACcccgggggcggcggcggcggcctgGCCGGGATGCTGGCTGCGGGAGGCGGCGGAGCGGGACCCGGCCTGCACCACGCGCTGCACGAGGACGGCCACGAGGCACAGCTGGAGCCGTCGCCACCACCGCACCTGGGCGCACACGGACACGCACACGGACATGCACACGCGGGCGGCCTGCACGCGGCGGCGGCGCACCTTCACCCGGGCGCGGGCGGTGGCGGCTCGTCGGTGGGCGAGCACTCGGACGAGGATGCTCCCAGCTCCGACGACCTGGAGCAGTTCGCCAAGCAGTTCAAGCAACGACGCATCAAGCTGGGCTTCACCCAGGCCGACGTGGGATTGGCTCTGGGCACCCTCTACGGTAATGTGTTCTCGCAGACCACCATCTGCCGCTTCGAGGCCCTGCAGCTGAGCTTCAAGAACATGTGCAAGCTCAAGCCGCTGCTCAACAAGTGGCTGGAGGAGACCGACTCGTCCAGCGGCAGCCCCACCAACCTGGACAAGATCGCGGCGCAGGGCCGCAAGCGCAAGAAGCGCACGTCCATTGAGGTGGGTGTCAAAGGCGCGCTCGAGAGCCACTTTCTCAAGTGTCCCAAGCCGTCTGCGCACGAGATCACCGGCCTGGCCGACAGCCTGCAACTGGAGAAGGAGGTGGTGCGAGTCTGGTTCTGCAACCGGCGGCAGAAGGAGAAGCGCATGACCCCCGCGGCCGGCGCGGGCCACCCGCCCATGGACGACGTTTATGCGCCTGGGGAGCTGGGGCCCGGCGGGGGCAGCGCGTCGCCACCCTCTGCGCCCCCACCACCCCCGCCGGCCGcgctgcaccaccaccaccaccacacactgcCCGGCTCCGTTCAGTGA